ACAATGACTTGTAAGAAATTAATGTTTgcacttctgctgctgcttgagCCAGTATTTAACTTTCACACTAAACCTCTTCAATTCTGTCTGGGATTTAATTTCTGGTGGTAAGGAATTCCATAGGTATGTACTTTGCTCTGATAGAGATGATTGGCCAAACGTTGTTCTGCATCTTTGAATTTGGCAGTTCTGCTTGGTTCTGCTCCTTGTGATTGTCCTGGAgctgtctgtctttttaaagaTCTGAGACATCACTTGTGGGGCCAGTCCAtttaaacacttaaaaacaacttttaggAAAGAGAACTTTATGTAATTGGAAAAAGTCAACATATTGTATTTTTCAATGATTTCACAGAGGTTCCATGGTGCCATGTGGTTCTTATTAAACAGTGCTATTGCTGTTGGATGATAACACTTTATTTATGGATCATTGCTTGGCAAGTCTGACCAAAGTTCTGCATTGAGACatcatattatttttatttgtggaAGTTTCAGGACAAAAAACTTCTGCAAACTCAATTGTTTACTCTTATTCATGGACACATGTAATTTTCTGGCATCAACAGGTCCCATGACTTTCAGGAAAAGTCTTTGACCTCAGATGACGGTAGAGAGCAGTGACCACAGCAGCATCCAAGTTTCCCAGTTGTGTTTTCCTTGGCaatgttttctctctttcccaCTTTTAGCTTCTTATCTGACATATCAGGTGAATACGAGGACCACCAGGGGAAAAAgttgttgctttttcttcatTACAATTAACAGAGTTATCTGCTATCACATTTAGTCTTCTGGGTTTCCTTGGAAACCTGCCATGCTAGTATGAGGCATGGCAGGATTCTTCTGCAGGGTTCAGTTAAACTCTCACACAAGCGTGCTTAACATTCTTGTATTTCTCCAAAACTCTTCAATTCAGGAGGCTCACACTGCATGACCTAATATACTGTTTTGTGCAAATTTTCTGTTGTCCAATTctgtaaaatgctgattgtaAGTACACATTTAGCACAACCCATAGAACAATAACAACCACATTTATGGGATCTCTGGCAGGTTTACAAAATGTACCACAGACTAAATATACCAATCTCTCTATGTCAGCGTCTGCAGGAGCTTCATTTGCAGCACAACAGCATAGAAATGTTAGCAGACCAGGCTCTAGTTGGTTTGACATCTCTGGCTCTGCTGGACCTGAGCAGAAATAATCTTCACACCATCGGCCCTGCGTCACTGCGACCTCTGGTCAGCTTGCAGGTGTTGCGCATCACAGGTGAGACTATTATTGTCTACAACAGTCACGTTGGtctttttagcttttaaaaGTGGAGTTACTGTTTTTTACACAATGACTGGCATTGTGTTATACAGCTCATAAAGAAGCCTGTTACTATGGTAACTGCCATGTCTCTAACTTAAGGGTTGTTGAGCAGACTGAGTCAGGCAAGCAGATACTTTTCAACTGAGCACATCTAAGAACCAAAACAAGTTGCTTTTCAACATGAAAGTAGTCTTGAGTTTTCAGAACAGTTAGACCTGACTAGAACCTGAAGTGGTTCACCAACAAGGCATTTCAGCAAAAGcctccctcctctgctctgctctagacaacccatggcgcTGTGATTGTGCTCTTCACTGGCTGAGGAGCTGGATTGATGAGGAAGGTCAGCGGCTGCTCAGCTCTGCAGAACGTCGGCTGGTCTGCACCGAGCCCCCACgcctctcccacctcagcttgGTGGAGGTGCCTCTCAACAGCCTGGTGTGTATCCCTCCTCTAGTGCAGCTGGAGCCTAGGAGACTAGCTGTACGCCTGGGAGAGAGTCTCAGGGTGTCCTGCCACGCCTCTGGTTACCCTCGGCCACAGGTAAGGAGAAACGGTGAAGTTTGACAtctaacagtttaaaaaaaaaagtcaaagtagACCTGAATCATGTAGTAtaatccatccacccatcatctatacaccgcttgaTGATCAGTTGCAcggtggggggctggagtctgtcccagctgacttagggtgaaagcaggggacacctagacaggtcaccagtgtGTTGCAGAGCTACATATGGAAATGAGCAACTAGTCACACTCACATCCCACTCACCTACggataatttagaatcaccaattaacctcagggtgtcagggagaacatgcagactccacacagaaagatcccaggcccagatcGGCAAGTAAACCAGTGAtgttctagctgtgaggcgacggACTACTGTGTCACTATGCAGTATGTAGTTTAatgattttggacatttctgAACCATGGTAGCTGTGACTCTTGTTACTCTATTAGACAGAGAGCTGAATGAGTTATCGTAACAGTTATTGTAATTGgtttgagatctggtgactgtacAGACCTTATCACAGCTGCTGATAGCCTAATTCGAAATGAGTgttcataaaaatatattttaaatacttttgaAACACCTACATCCAAAGGTTGAATGCATTTAGcctttctcacttttgtcacttGTAGCaataattatgaattaatttTGACAGACATACATAGTGAgaattagcctagccgcgctagacccatgtttctgaaggcacaagggtctagggccgctcgacagggagggaggcgggctaaaaggttgtctttcaaatcactctgcagcaattgggtaggtatacaaccaatcagcgcaacgaataggctgacgtagttcctagattGTGGCTACGtctcattagcttcccaaccagcggagccaactggtatattaaggatttgccatatcccgtcggcataagtccaaatacgtctttcttctcaatgaaacacttcagtgccgtcctttgtttatctttcaagttgaattttagcttcaaatctttaagggctgtggccaaagccgagtcgaaagataactgtttattgtgcgctggttgtttctgtcagaatcgtcgcgcctctgtcatcacttcgttacgcccgccttctgactctacacttcatggtgattcgtccggccagttttaggagaatccagcctcgagccttatggagagtaactagacccaccctggcagagaattaaattcgttgccgtgggttgtctagcgcggctaggctaagtgAGAATAGCCTTTTAAACCAAACTAAAAAATGAACTGTAATGCAGTAATtgacaaataattcaaaatcTGTTGTGAATAACAGCTCATGGGAACAGAGCTGAATTGGGTTATAGTCGTATTAATGACCTTTGCTCTTTGATCTTTTTAACTTTCTAATCTtactattttaaatttttctgcTGACATGACACAACTACTGTCTActcaaatgaaaataattcatttcAACACAATTTGGGAGCAATATTTTGCTCCAACCTCACATTAGACGGTCAAGTAACTGGGGTTTTTCAGTTGTGCCTTCTTCAGCTGAGGACTTCAACCAACAATCATTTGGATTTTCgtggatttttttcatgaaagctgcagttCCCTTCATTCAGATGTCTTCCTCAGTTCCTTGAAAACTCCACTAGCCATTGTTAACAAACACCAGGAAAAAGAATACAGATCACACTCATCCTTCTCTTCCTTTACCGCCTCGTCTTATTTTAACAACTGATTTTAGGATTCTGATGATTACTGTGTATAGTCAGGGCACCCCAGTACTCAGCTGGTTGAGTAGGAGTTGCTAGTCCGTACCACAGTGGCCCTGGATTGATTCCAACACATGGCAAGATTTGCTGCTTGTCCTCCCCTTTTTGTATATTTATAGATCTTAAATACCTGCAGTTTGATCAAGATGTGGGCTGGGACTGTTGGGCAGGGTTTTACTGCCCTGAATACACTGTGTATTAACGTTCTAGTCAAGTGTCTCAAGTGGTTTCTCTGACTTCCCTTCAGTCTTTcagcttgtttagtttttttatttgtttttttgactcAAAACATTTTGACTGTGTGTAGACACGTTATCAGGGAGAAATGCGTCTGTTCTTCTCTATGTTCACCTGCATTCCTGGAGTTTTTATGAGCTTGTGCTGTTGCTAAATGCTGCTTTGTACTCAAGGTTTGCCTGTAAACTGCATGCAGCTACTCAGTTTGGTTGTATTGATGTGATTTTAAATCCAGGTAAcctttaataactttggatcaatGCTTTAGTTTTATCACTTACATTGTAAAAATGAAGGCAGACATCAtttctgacagtaaaacaaCCATGGAATGTTCAGCTCAGGTAGACCGCACAAACCAGCagtctgtttatttttgctaattCACTGTGTGTGATGTGATGATTAAAAAGTCACCGTAACACCTTGAATCTCTTTGCAGGTGACCTGGAGGAAAGCATCCCAGGGTAAAGTAGTGCTTTCTCCCAGAGGCCTGGTTCAGGAATTGGGTGCTGGAGGCGGTGGAGTGGGAGGAGCAGAGGAGCCTTCAGAGGAAGGCAGAGTCAGTCTGCAGAAGACTGATGGCGAACGCTTTGACCCCGACACTGGCAGTGGCATGCTGTTTCTCAGTAATGTGACTGTGGCTCATGCAGGCTTCTATGAGTGTGAAGCTTGGAATGCAGGAGGTGTGGCCAGGGTGACCTTTCAGCTGGCCATTAACTCATCcacatcttcctcctcctcttcctcctccatctggGCTTCATGGTCCCAGGTGTCTTCACCGTACTCTCCTGCCTGGCCCCGATTGAGGAGCCACGGTCCTGCTTTGGGCTCCGATGTGAGCCGGGAGCCCCTGTATGCTCTCGGCAGCATGGCCTTCAGTGCTTTGGGAGCTGCCACTCAGACTGCCATTGCTGTGGGAATCTCCTTGTTGGCTTTGACCGCTCTGCTGCTAGTCGCCATGATCTACAGCCGACATCACCAACGCGACAAGGAGGCTGATGGTGCTGAAAAGGTGCTTATCTGTTTGAAACTACAAAAGTAAATGTTGGaacatatgtcatttcatacatgtgagtgatggagaaatgaattttcaacatagctccagtatttagccaggcaggcagcttagcagctcagctagcagctcagctagcgaaaagtatggggcagctggccccccgcgtcaaagtccgccctaacgtgctttttttcccacactgaccggctcggatagtctcaacgaatgtcccacaacatactagagatgagaagtgaacgaaaacctccagaTTACCTGgcaatcgctctttgttgtggtctgtatccaaaggtcaggacgctagaaagcaaatctcgttccgaaatcgtgtGATAGCTCGCGCCATTTTGCGAGCTATCGTACgattggatacagaccacaacaaagagcgattgttggaaaaaaccaaagttcccctttaaccaTTGATAGTCACAGCTTAGGGGAGACATCATTTTGGCCattgactgtatatataatggacgtagcatctggctctagaattgaagccaacccggaagtgtcaaaaacttgcaatatcacgccgtccgctagggttggctccaaaaagcttttgctccatagaccccaattcatttttggaaaaaataaatttgatagactgattttctacagctcaggattttttccccgttagttttcatggtcaaaatgagagatcaagtggccgatcttaaaataaatcaatactgaattttaaataaattgttaaagttggcggagccagggggcgtggctatacttgatagacagcaacagaagcctatGCGGTAAAATGTgtgcgggataagagagtcctcagccaatcctgcccctagttgctctccggtccagactgtttgatgacgctttttacgtcactggctccaaaaaatccaaaacggcgaccaggaagtagcaaaatccaggcttcattttctctgcgttgaaaccaacgggtgacgtcacggttagtttacgcctgatttTGGCGCAACGCAGAATTTGACACGGATGGCCCTCTACAGCAGCATGTTGCTGCCACCaagggaaaaaataattttatctCCATTTCTAATTTagcaacacattttctcatccTAACAACAAACTTTCCCCcctaaaacaagacaattttgttcattttatttatcatcATACTAAGCTTACTGTTTCACAAAATAATATGTTTTGTTGAACTAACTTTTATATAACTTGATAATTTGCAATGTTGTTAAAGTAAGGAATTTCCATATGGTATAAAAATTAGAAAGAAAGTTGACACTGTCACCTAAAGCAATCATATAACATGCATGATAAACATATAGCAAAATAGCAGCAATATGCACCTGGTTGTTTTATGTATGGCGACTCTGGGTTGCTATTTTCTTGGTGTGTCAGTGTGCAATCAGTACATGTGGGTTTGGGGTTGTCAGTGATAGTGACTGGACTATAAACATTAGACAGCTGCATATCACACAACTGATTCTGTTATGTCAAAGTAAATTAACTATAAaaattaagcattttaaaaatgtatttcactAACTGCATTTACATTTCAGTTACTTGGTACAGCAAAACGAAGTTTTGACAGACAACACTACCAGTCAGACAACACTACCCTGTACCCCACAGTGCCACAAGAGCAGTAAATAGCGGTACAGGAAAATAACAGAAGTATACCCCATTGCAGGATATTTCTCCCTTACAGAATATACAATAGTATTAAGCCTGGTTTAAATcactaaaactgaaataataaacatatagtacctaaacaaacaaacaaatagaaaaGTTGTTTCAAGCGTTTTTCCTGATTACATTGAAATATGTGCACAACAGAACAGTTGTAAAGTGTTAAACTCTCTGGCGTTCCATTGTTTATACCTGTATTCTAAAAGTGATGAAGGTGAATTTCATTCTGCAGGAGGAGAGCATCCTGTATGTGAATGACTACTCTGATGGCCCCACCACCTTCGCCCAGCTGGAGGAGTACCGTGACGAGCGTGGCCATGAAATGTACGTCCTCAACAGGGCCAAGCCTGTGCTTCCTCCGGCTCCACCGACAGCTGTCTCTACCACTAACCTGGGTTGTCCTGCAACGTCTGATACATCGAGCCACACCCTCTCCTCAGGGCTGGGCCAGACCATGAGTCCCACTTTGGCCcccaacaaacagcagcagcaacaacaggaCGGTGACACACGGACCATGAGGAGAATTGCAGGGGAAGGAGGGGAGGCGGAGCCTGTGATCACATCAGAGGCTGAAGGGATGTTTCTTAACCACACAGGCCTGTTCATGGACTCTCAGATCGCCTATGAAATCCACTGCTGAAGGAGGGAGGGAATCTACTACAACACAGagggtttttgtgtttgtgaggcACAAAGGTTTACCTGTCTGCTCCAAATCAATGGGCCACTACTGAAATCTACCAACAAGTAATAGAAGTACTGATCGCTGTGGAAGGACTGACTCTGTAAGACTCATCCACAGTGTGGGATCTGAGTGGAGGAGGTTTACATGCAGAGCTCAAAATCTGGTTTACACGAGAACACACTGAGACTTCTATGTGGCATGCCATGGCCGTGCATGCCTAGAAATGACTGGAGAGTAGGTGAGTGGGTAGATGGTCATACCTTCAAAGACAATGTTAACTGGACTCAGACATGTTGTGAGCTACACACAACTGAACTGTCCCACATGACTATGATATCAGAATTGCTTTCATATCAGAAACCTTTCACCATCATTACTGTGCAAAAGTTAACATTTGTCCTCTCAAGAACTGAACTCCTTGGCAGTGTGACTATATTAAGGAGGGAACTGAGCAATCTTCCATTTCCTGAGCATGTGGGAAACCTTGTGTGTTATTTACCTGTTGTTATTATCTGGACATGTATTAATTTAATCTCAGGCTCAGGAGCACCTGAAGCAAATACAGTGAGGGTACGACAGCAACAGATGAATTTTGTAGCTATTTATTTTAAAGTGCAGGAACATGGTAATCATCAAAGAGAAAGGATCTTATCGGTAAATTCTGATCTGAAATGTGAGTCTTATTCTCTCATGATTTGTTGTACAGCTCTGCTTAATGTTCTGTCCAGTTCCAGACACCAACAATGGGTTGGGGTCTCTGGGGTCTGTAGCACAAAGTGAGTTCAACTTCCCCTAGCTCTCAGAGCCACCTGTCTTCACTGAGCCTAACATGGGTGGTCCTGGATGTCAAGGACCAAGAATCTCGATTCCTCCGTGGTTTGTAGTCCAGCTGAGTTCTGATGAAAGAGGCAGATGTCTTATCCACATGATCTGTATTTTCGTGTTCAGGATGAACAAGCTTTTATGAATGAGAAATTCATTTCAgcagttggactgtctgtgacTCCAAAGCAGAGAGAAAATTGTTCGTGAATAAAGGCTTGCATTTGCACTTTTAGTTTAGCATGTATGTGAATTCTTTGTTTcaacaaaaaggctaaaataCAATCACATTATTGAGCTGAAAAAACATTTCATAGTAATGGTCAGCATTTTTGCCCTCGTGTTCACTCTATTACATTAACTTCATTATTATTTAGATAATGTCATTTCACAACAGAAGTCATCTCAGAACACTTAACAGTGATCCAAAACCTTACAACGTTACAGTATAGAGAGACACGCTACAAATTCAAATGATTTTCTTCAAGCTCCTGTTTGGCAACACTGGGAAGCAAGAAACTCTTTACTTTTTACAAGACTCACCAGGCTCAGGGACGGCAGACATCTGCCTTGACTGGTTAGGATGTGGGAAATGGGAAGACAGAAAGGATATTAGagagaaacataaaacacaagacaacaatAAACCCTGGGGAGGTTGGTGTGACCAGTGACTACAGATCAGAAACGTGCACACAGATAggtggagcaaaaacaaaacatcaactgctggaaagagaagacacaaagtgaAATGCAACGATCGCATATAAGGaaggtgaaggaaaggacagtaGGCCAGAGGTGCTCAGTGTATCATGGGAAATCCTCCAGCAGTCGAGGTCTACAGCAGCACAATGAAGGGATGATTCAGGGCATTCTGAGCAGCAGGTCTTCAAGattctgatgtgtttttccAGCACGTCCTACAAATGCTCAGTCAATTGGAAGTCTGGAGAATTTAGAGAACAACACCTTGTACTCTTGTTCATGTTCCTCGAACCATCCTGAGCAATGTGTGCAGTGTGAAAGGAGCATTATTGTGTTGACAGATGCTGCTACCATCAGAGAATGCTGCTGCCATGAAGGGGTGTGTCAGGATCTCTGCTTCAGTCCCTGCTGGGtccctcttttctctccccATCTCTCTTTTTCACTCATCTTCTCCCTCTCCTGTCATTCCTGAGCTGCATCTAGCCAGTCTCATTGCAGGGATTGGAGACAGCTGTGGGGATCGGCTCACCTGCTTGTAATCACCGCCTTCAAGAAAAGCCCAGTTCATTCATCCTTGTGCTGCCAGTTCAAAGAATCACATTCCTGTATTTCTGCTGGTCCCCGACTGCCTCCAGCCTGCTTCCCTCAGGCCACTGCTGCCTGACCGCCCAGTATCGGTGACACACTTGCCACCCCGAATCCTGCCTGTTCCTGTCACCGGCTCCACTCCCTAAGCCTTGGCCTGCTATGACCCTTCTTGCCGACCCAGATTCCCTGAGCCTGCCTACAAccttcagtttagtttttttccttttgtgagTACCCCTTTTTGTTGTGATAGTTTAGTTAATTCTTCAGTGGTTTTCTTGATTTGTCTTCTGTTAGTTTAGAGATTTTGTTGGTTTAGtcgtttttcctgttttctgaaATAGTTTTTGGTTAATATGAGTTCAACTCTTTCCTGCTTGCCCAGTCAGGATGCCTGCATTTCCTGTTCCCCctccttgtttgtgtcattagGTTTTCTTTGGTCAAACAAAAATCCCTTCTTTGCCCAAACCAGTCTGTCTGCTTCTGTGTCTGCACCAGGATTCCCAGACCTGCCCCATGCTGCCTCATGCAACCGCTCCTTTGATGTGTGCCACTGTGACAAGATAATGTTTATCACTTCACCTAAGTTGGGTGTTAAAGTGTCGCGTCCCTAAAGGGATATTATTTAATTACAATTGGTATAATGACAgtgaaaaaagttgtttttgattttataCTAAATGAAAGATATAGAATGTACCAGTATgtaaattttgaataaaaatgttaaatatggaGGTGATAAAGGTCAGACATCAAATAACTCCATAGAAACAGCATTGTTTGCATTAAGAGAGTCTGCCAAAACGTTCTTGGATTGACTAGAAAGTGTCACAGAAGAAAATCTGGCTTTGCGTTGTTTTTAGTGGTGGAGCGCGATTAAAAAATTATCTAGTTAATTAGAGGCTCTgtaattatttgcatttttgtcaaatagcaatagtTGCTGCAATAagtaaagtttttcaattcaaatacattttggttgacATATGAGTCAATGAATAGATATATACGTGTTTCTAAGttaaaatttataaaattttaaaaagggaCATGtagaaaaagtgattttgatgatttaactCCTGGCTTTAGTTCTGTTTTCCAACTGTATGGCACGTTACATCAGCGTAAATAGTTGAAGTAGCttcaaaaaggtgaaaatttatagatttgttatttttcatagtttctgggtctgataaatgcTGTAGTTTTGATGGTTCCTTTTTAGaagtatacatttttatttttatatgtgtgtgtgtgtgtgtgtgtgtgtgtgtgtgtgtgtgtgtgtgtgtgtgtgtgtgtgtgtgtgcgcgcccatgtttttgctatattgtggggaccaaatgtccccacaactgtaggaaaaccgaaaactatgtcacttgtggggacctcattttggtccccacaagtttaaacagtgttttcttggccatgttgttgttactgaaaaaagtaaaagtgcaaaaacgtttctttagggttagccattgttttggttagggttaaggtttggtcaaggttagggttagggtaagggttaggggttagatatgaatgggagtcaatggtatgtccccacaatgatagcaagacacacacgtgtgtgtgtgtgtgtgtgtgtgtgtgtgtgtgtgtgtgtgtgtgtgtgtgtgtgtgtgtgtgtgtgtgtgtgtgtgtgtgtgtgagagagagagagagtcattAAAACATTAGTCAGCAGTGAGGTTTCTTTGTGTACTCCAACCAGTGACAGCTGAAACACTGCATTAAAGACAAAAGACTTCAGAACCCCCTgagtcaaaacacaaaaaatcgGAAATTGGCTTATGGGTGCAGTGGCATAATACTGGTCTTTGCATTTGGAAGATGACAGCAAGATTCAATTAGAAAG
This region of Acanthochromis polyacanthus isolate Apoly-LR-REF ecotype Palm Island chromosome 4, KAUST_Apoly_ChrSc, whole genome shotgun sequence genomic DNA includes:
- the LOC110971480 gene encoding leucine-rich repeat-containing protein 24-like, whose product is MAALLVLLVSTLLLSLHTPGGALPSCPVGCRCYSLTVECGSTGLRDVPKHIPPSTQTIFLQDNVIGQIRRQDLTLLRHLHYLYLQNNTISAVEPGSFQNQGQLLELALNGNHIHLVTADMFQGLEHLRILYLAGNDITRLLDYTFRGLQRLQELHLQHNSIEMLADQALVGLTSLALLDLSRNNLHTIGPASLRPLVSLQVLRITDNPWRCDCALHWLRSWIDEEGQRLLSSAERRLVCTEPPRLSHLSLVEVPLNSLVCIPPLVQLEPRRLAVRLGESLRVSCHASGYPRPQVTWRKASQGKVVLSPRGLVQELGAGGGGVGGAEEPSEEGRVSLQKTDGERFDPDTGSGMLFLSNVTVAHAGFYECEAWNAGGVARVTFQLAINSSTSSSSSSSSIWASWSQVSSPYSPAWPRLRSHGPALGSDVSREPLYALGSMAFSALGAATQTAIAVGISLLALTALLLVAMIYSRHHQRDKEADGAEKEESILYVNDYSDGPTTFAQLEEYRDERGHEMYVLNRAKPVLPPAPPTAVSTTNLGCPATSDTSSHTLSSGLGQTMSPTLAPNKQQQQQQDGDTRTMRRIAGEGGEAEPVITSEAEGMFLNHTGLFMDSQIAYEIHC